In Quercus lobata isolate SW786 chromosome 12, ValleyOak3.0 Primary Assembly, whole genome shotgun sequence, a genomic segment contains:
- the LOC115970198 gene encoding increased DNA methylation 1-like, with translation MAYSLRSRKNKKIYVCSSGSSDSDSGYSDPDYTRIRPRRQAQQNNINKCNKKLSTDVRMVEVGAACSSVRPRRGRPTKKRADEEGKKSFEVGESSRRRRRAPYSLMKRSRCANKSGPTESKRTILSWLIDLKMIEEKEEVGYMDDPCEQNILLKGMITRAGILCNCCNTEVTVRGFEAHAHSNLKRPYANIFLLRRNVSLLRCQLHVLDGIRKSRHCGFNLIEPRETDVDKYDDACVICADGGDLICCDNCPSTIHIDCTNLKRIPQDDWRCPYCVCKYCGDGGYANDELFQCFQCQKKFEVDINRPLTPDRSPNMKSFCQLSCKEILEHLDRELRVKNELGGGLSWTLIRQTDIHLATKPTNIDHFQQIVECNCKIAVVWDMMNESFDPIIDRHTNTNVIHGVVYNRESNLTRINFQRFYTAILEKNDEIISAASLRIHGTKIAEMPFVATNEKYRNQGMWQKLLLAIESVLNFLKVEKLIVPSIEDLVPMWTQKYGFSEVEDSVMNELKCFNALMFTRAVRLQKSMHKPAVKSEAMEVDGVGNNGNQNGEDAKQNQTNHMEQNAMEVDEVKNNDNMALQDGTNMSQNQTKLLLPDLNDEPPEEEPLVPME, from the exons ATGGCCTATTCATTGAGAAgcaggaaaaataagaaaatctatGTGTGTTCAAGCGGTTCATCAGACAGTGACTCAGGTTATTCTGATCCTGACTACACAAGGATTAGGCCTCGAAGACAAGCACaacaaaataacattaataagtGCAATAAAAAACTGTCCACAGATGTTAGAATGGTGGAAGTGGGGGCTGCATGTTCAAGTGTGAGGCCAAGAAGGGGTCGTCCTACTAAGAAGAGAGCAgatgaagaaggaaagaaaagttttgaaGTTGGAGAAAGTTCAAGGAGAAGAAGACGAGCTCCTTATTCGCTTATGAAACGCTCAAGATGTGCAAATAAGTCTGGACCAACTGAGTCAAAAAGAACAATCTTGTCATGGTTGATAGACTTGAAGATGattgaggaaaaagaagaagtaggATACATGGATGATCCTTGTGAACAAAACATATTGCTTAAGGGAATGATTACAAGGGCTGGGATATTATGTAATTGTTGTAATACGGAGGTAACAGTGCGGGGATTTGAAGCTCATGCTCATAGTAATCTGAAAAGACCTTATGCGAACATTTTCCTATTGAGGAGAAATGTTTCCCTCCTGAGATGCCAACTTCATGTCTTGGATGGGATCAGGAAATCAAGGCATTGTGGATTTAACCTAATTGAGCCTAGAGAGACTGATGTAGACAAATATGATGACGCTTGTGTCATCTGTGCAGATGGAGGGGACTTGATATGTTGTGATAATTGTCCTTCCACAATTCATATAGATTGCACAAATTTGAAG AGAATTCCTCAAGATGATTGGCGGTGTCCTTATTGTGTTTGCAAATATTGTGGCGATGGTGGCTATGCAAATGATGAATTATTCCAATGCTTTCAATGTCAGAAGAAAT TCGAAGTAGATATTAATCGCCCATTGACTCCAGACAGGTCGCCTAACATGAAATCATTTTGTCAGCTGAGCTGCAAGGAG ATTTTGGAGCACTTGGATAGAGAACTGAGAGTTAAAAATGAGCTAGGCGGAGGACTCTCTTGGACTCTTATCCGCCAAACAGATATACATTTAGCTACAAAGCCTACAAATATTGATCATTTTCAGCAGATTGTGGAATGTAACTGCAAGATAGCAGTTGTGTGGGATATGATGAATGAGTCGTTTGATCCAATCATAGATCGCCACACAAACACGAATGTGATTCATGGTGTCGTATACAATCGAGA ATCCAATTTGACTCGCATAAACTTTCAACGTTTTTATACTGCTATTCTTGAGAAAAATGACGAAATAATCTCTGCAGCATCTCTGAG AATACATGGGACAAAGATTGCAGAGATGCCCTTCGTTGCAACTAATGAAAAGTATAGGAATCAAGGGATGTGGCAAAAGCTTTTGCTAGCGATTGAATCT GTCCTTAACTTTCTTAAAGTCGAGAAATTGATCGTTCCATCAATTGAAGATCTCGTTCCAATGTGGACACAGAAATATGGTTTTTCAGAAGTCGAGGATTCCGTGATGAATGAACTGAAGTGCTTCAACGCATTGATGTTTACAAGGGCAGTCAGATTACAGAAATCCATGCACAAACCTGCCGTAAAATCAGAAG CTATGGAAGTTGATGGagttgggaacaatggcaatcAGAATGGAGAggatgcaaaacaaaaccaGACAAATCATATGGAGCAGAATGCAATGGAGGTTGATGAAGTAAAGAACAATGACAATATGGCGTTGCAGGATGGAACAAACATGAGCCAGAACCAAACGAAGCTGCTACTTCCTGACTTAAATGATGAACCTCCTGAAGAAGAGCCACTAGTACCCATGGAATAA